The genomic window ACTCTCGGCGTCATCTTTGTGATCCTTGTGGGCCTCGTCTACTGGCAACTCTTTCTTCGATCGGAGTGGGCTGCCAGGAACGAGGCTCAGGCTGAACTCACCCGGCTGAGAGCCGAGGCAGAGCGGAGCAGGCAGATCGCAAGCCAGAAACCTCACCTGAAACAGGAGATCAAACTGCTGGAAGCACGCCTCCAGCGTGCGGTGCAGCAGCTTCCGGCCGAAAAGGAAATTCCATCGTTACTGAAACGAGTCGCCGGCCTCGGCCACGAGACGGATCTGGACGTCTCCTTGTTCAAGCCAGGCACCCCGGTGGCAAAGGAGTTCTATACTGAGATTCCGGTGCAACTCAAGGTTGTGGGGACATACCATGATCTTGGTCTGCTCTTTGAGCGCCTGAGCCGGTTGGAGCGGATTGTGAATGTCGCCGATCTGACAATTCGACCGGCAATAAAAGCACAGAAGGCCGGGCCCAGCATCCAGGCCGAGTTTGGCGTGGTGACCTACACCTACTCGGGCACTTCGGGAGCGAAGAGTGTCGTGGCTGCGAGCACGGCAAAATAGGCTCCGGCGCCAGACGGCTGTGGGGGGTGTAGTCATCTTCAGCCTTGTAACTGTCCTTGCCTGCGGCAGGGATACGCCGCCCCCCACACCTTCTCCAGCCCAGGGCTCGTCGCCGTCGCCGTCGCCGACTCTTGATACATCCTTACAACCGGAAGAGAAAGAGGCTCCTGCTGTGTATCAGTCACGAGGGCGCCGGGATCCATTTCGGCCTCCTCGGGTCAAGACGGCAGAAAAACCCCCAACGGTGCGTCTTAAGCTGACGGGTATTATCCGGGAAGCCCAGTCCTACTATGCGTTGGTGGAGTCGGATTCGACACCAGGCATGGGGTACGTCATCCGGGAAAACGACGTAGTTGACTCGGCGAAGGTAGTCAAGATCAATAAGGATAGTGTAGTATTTGAGGTGCAAACGAAGAATTCGGAAGGTAAGTTACTCACTCGCTACGTAGAAAAGTACATGCTATCGGTAGAATCGAGATGAATACGCTCCGGAGAGCGATCTCGCCACGAGAGAGCTCAAGCTGGGTAATCGCTCTGCTGCTACTCACGGTGTGCCTGCCTGGGTATTCGGCAGCAGCAGACGGCTTGATCGAGCCTCTCGGGCTTCACATTCGCGGCGAGGGACCTGAGAAGATAGCTTTGCCTGCCGTCGCTACCCCCTCTCAGAGCTTGGTCGAAAGGGAGGAGGCTCTGAAGGTTCAGGGGGTAGCTTCGGAGAAGCCGCCATCCCAGCCAACCGCTCAACAGCTTGGCGGAGAATCGAAACCGATACCGGTGGAGGAAGTGTCAAAGGTGGCCGAACCTCTTACATCCCATTCTGTTGAGCAACAAATTACTGCACCACCCTCAATCTCACCGAAAATCCCGACTGATAACAAGCGGTTATCGTTGGATTTTAAGGGCGCCGACCTTGATGATCTATTGCGTTTAATCTCTGAGGTCAGTAGCCTGAACATCGTCGCAGCTCATGGCCTGAAGGATCGAAAAGATAGAGATGTCACTGTGCGTCTGATAAATGTTGAGTGGCGTCAGGCGCTTGATGTCATCCTCCGTGCGAAGGGTCTTAGCTATGAACAGGATGGCAATGTACTCTATGTGGGTTCAAGAGCTGAGATCCAAAAGGGCAAGGAAGAGCGGGCGAAGGATATCGAGATGGCAGCGCTCAAACAGTTGCGAATCGAGGATGAGAAGCGAAAGGTCGAGGAGGCGAAGAAAAAAGCTGAAGAAGAGCGAAGGAGGGCTGAAGAGGAGAGACGCAGGATTGAAGAAGAAGAACGGCGTCTTGCGGAGGAGCCCCCGTGTACCAAGGTGATTCATTTGGCCCATACAAAAGCCCATGACGTGAAAAAGCATCTCAATCGGCTGAAGACACGACTGGGGAACATTGAACTTGACGAGCAGACAAATACTGTCATTGTGAATGATGTTCAATCTGCCTGCCTCAAGATAGCCGCAGTAGCGAGTGAGCTCGATGTACCGCCAAAAGATCCGTTCGTCACCAAGCTGCTGCCGTTTAACTATGCGAAGGCGACCGATCTGAAAACCCATCTCACCGCGCTGAAGACATCCCAGGGAAGCATTGTCATCGATGAACGGTCGAGCCGAATTATCGTGAAGGACCTCCCGGAGACCGTCGAGAGGATAGAGACCTTTTTGAAGCAGATTGATATTCCAACCCCTCAGGTCCTGATCGAGGCGAGGATCGTCGAGGCTTCTCGCTCCTTCTCCCAGAGCCTTGGTATTCAATGGGGAGGAGCGGGGATTCCGACGACTGCTGGGAGCAAAACCGGGGTAACGACCTTCGGTGGTGGAGGTAGTGCTGGGCCGATTCAATTTCCCGGACTTACGCCGACTTCCAGTACGCCATTTCCTACAACAACCGGAGGTGGCATCCCCTTCGTCGGGCCGGTACCGCTCGCCTTGAATCTTCCAGCAATTACTTCCGGGGCCAGCCCATTCGTCATTGGAGCGACCATCGGCAGTCTTGCGAATCGGTTTCTTGTAGGGGTACAGCTTTCCGCGGCGGAGTTAGAGGGGAAGATCAAGACCCTGTCGTCGCCAAGAGTGGCGACCCAGGACAACGAAGAGGCTGAGATCAAACAAGGAACGCAGGTCCCCTTTACGACGATCGACAGCTCAGGGAGAACGGTTGTCCAGTTTCAGGATGCATTCATCAAGCTCAAAGTGAAGCCACATATCACACCAGACGGTCGCGTTTCGATGAAGGTTGAGGCAGAGCGTTCCTTTCCTGGGGAGAAAATTACAGGCGCCTTCGGATTTGTCTTCCCCATCAATACTCGCAAGACCACGACCAACATTCTGGTTCAGAACGGCTCAACCGTAGTCATCGGTGGCCTTCTTCAATCAACGGAGTCAATCATCGTAGATCGGGTACCATTTTTTGGTCGAATCCCGGGGTTAAGCTGGCTCTTTAAGCGGCAGTCGGTCGGACCCGATGAACGTGTGGAACTTCTGATTTTCCTCACACCATCTGTACTTCAGGAGTCTCGGCTTTGAGAGCCGGCTTTTTGACGCACAGACGTCAGTTCCGATTACTGACCCTTTGGCTCCTGCTTGGATTATCCTCCGCCTCAGATGCCGAATACCTCATCTACCTCAAGGGCGGGCATTTCATCGTCGCTGATGATTGCACCTTTCCAACCCGCCAAGGGGCTGAAAAGAGTCCAGGGGCGAGCGAGCAAACGACTCCCGTAGAAGACTGTACGGAGGGGAGGCCAAATGGTCCAATCTTTTGGAGTACGATCAATGGGCATTTCGGAGAGGTGAACGCCGATGATGTCTATGCCATCTTCGGGACAAAAAGTCCCCAGTCGATCAAGCGGTTGAGTAACACCACGGATCTGGAAGACTATCTGATTACTAATCGGGGAGAGAGCTTTGTAAACGCCAAGATTGTTGAAGAGAAGGGCGTTGAAATTCACGGACTGAAGCGAGATGATCTGACCAAGGTCAATAGGCGAGGGGTCATCGAGATTGCCCCTGAACGCCTGGCGAAGAGTCGGTCGGGAGAGGGGCTTTGTCCCGGGGAATCGATTGACTTTGCGATTAGCGAAGTTGAGTTGGTCGAGGGCCATCTCCTAGGTGCCATCACTAATCTTTCGAAGGAACCGTGGCTTCCATGGATTGAAGTCGAAGTCCGAGTGAAAGGGCGGTTTTTGGGAAAGTTTGAAATAGAAGATCGGAACGTTCTAGCTTCTGGTGAGACTATTTCAATGGACTCCGCAACGCCTGGCAGATTCCTCAAAGAGTTGGCCCAGCTTAAGAACGACGAGGCTGGTGTTCGAGTCTGTTATCGAAAAGTGAAGAAAGCAACAAAAGGACTAACCGCTGAGAAACCGTCCGCTGCGCAGTTCCCGAAGTAAGCACTGGCCACCAAAGATCCTTTCCTGCAAGCGGATCACCCCTTATCCTCCATGCAAAGCGCTTAGCGTCTAGGTTTTCCTCTTTTTTCCACTCAGCAGTTGGGGTAAAATGCAGAGCGAAAAGGAATATCTGTGAATGGACTAAAGAAGTCTGCGCCCCCGATCGCCTGGGTTCTCACTGTGGTGACCGGGATCTTACTGAGCTTGTCTCTCAGCGGCGCACCCGACCTCATGGCCGACGGTGGGTCGATGATCCTCTCGTTGGGTGATGACTCTTACGTTACTTGGTCGGAAGTAGAGGCGAGGACCGGTGCGGCCGTCAGGAGAGAGCTTGAAGATCTTCCCTTGACCGATTTCTCGGTCATTATTCTGTCGAACGTAAGCTACGCGAGCCTTCCAGCGGCTGTGCGGGATGGGCTTTCGGAATATCTCGCACATGGAGGTACACTGCTGGTTACGGGCGGAAAACAGTCGTACGGCAGTGGAGGGTATGTCGGCACTGAGCTGGCTGAGCTTTTGCCGCTCAAGCCGTCGCGGGATGACTTCGGTTACAATCCATATGGCCCGACTCTTCTTCTTCAGCCCAGGCACCCGATACTTCAAGGGGTTGCGCTTCCGCCCATGGGATATTTTAATGAGCTTGAGTTAAACAGCAGTGCGGTGGAAATCGCCCAGTATCGTAAGGGATCTAAGGCCGCTTTTACTGGTGGGGGGGACCCCGGCGGGGGGGAAATTGGAGGGGGCGGACGACGGCCGATGCCGCTGATTGCAGAGAAGAGCGTGGGGCAAGGCACAATCCTGGCGATTGCCATGGATATGGCCCTATCCCTGGACAAGGATACATGGCAGGACCGGGATCGCTTCGCGCAAAATTGCGTCGCGTATCTGCTGCAGCGCTCCAGGATCGAGTCTGTCACGCTGCCGAAGGAACCGGTGGCAAAGTGATGGCATGTTGCGCTATCTGACCGCGGGCGAGTCTCACGGCCCGATGCTGACGACGATCCTGGAGGGTATCCCGGCGAATCTTCCGCTTGCCGCCGAGGAGATCACGCGTGAGCTCGTAAGAAGGCAGCAGGGGTACGGACGCGGGGGCAGGATGCGCATCGAAAAGGACGAGGCCAACATTGTGGGCGGCGTCCGTCACGGTCTGACCATGGGTGGACCGATTGCAATCCTGATCGCGAACCGCGATTGGGAAAACTGGAAGCTCACGATGGATCCAACGCCGACGGGGAGGGAGACTGATCCAAAAGGGCCTGTCACTCGTCCAAGACCGGGACACGCGGATTTAGCCGGAGCACTCAAGTACGGGCAGCACGATATCCGCAATGTGCTGGAGCGGGCCAGCGCCAGGGAGACGACTGCCCGTGTGGCTGTCGGGGCCGTCTGCAGGCGTTTGCTGCGACAGTTCGGCATTGAGGTGTTCAGTCATGTCGTTGAGATCGGTTCTGTTGGCGCCAAGACCGATGGCCTCTCGTTTTCGGAGATCCGAGAGCGTGCCGAACTCTCCCCCGTACGGTGCGCCGATCAGCAGGCTGGCGAGGCGATGATGCGACAGATCGACGAGGCGAAGAGCCGCGGTACGAGCCTCGGAGGCGTGTTCGAGGTGGTGGCGCTCAATCCGCCGGTTGGACTTGGCAGTTATGTCCATTGGGACCGTAAGCTCGACGGGCGGCTTGCCCAGGCGATTATGAGCATCCAGGCAATCAAAGGCGTGGAGATTGGTCTTGGGTTCGAGGGTGCCCGACGATTCGGGTTCGAGGCCCATGATGAGATCTTCTACGAGGATAGTCGCTTTATGCGGAGAACCAACCGTGCCGGTGGGCTGGAGGGGGGGATGTCGAACGGCGAGCCGATTCTCGTGCGGGGCGCGATGAAGCCGATCGCCACACAGTACGCCCCGATGGCCTCGGTGGACCTCCGCACGAAAGAGCCGTTTCAGGCGAGCATCGAGCGATCGGATATCTGTGCTGTTCCCGCCGCCGGCGTGATTGGGGAGGCGGTCGTTGCCTTCGAGCTCGCTCAGGCGTTCACGGAAAAGTTCGGCGGCGACAGCCTGGAGGAGATGGCACGCAATTACCAGGGCTATCTTACGTCGATTCACGAACGCTGACATGAAGATTGTACTGACCGGATTCATGGGGACAGGAAAGAGTGTAGTGGGGCGCCGTCTGGCCGAACGGCTTGCCCTGCCCTTCATCGATCTGGACAACGCCATTGAAGCGGCGGCGGAGATGACGATTTCAGAGATCTTTGCCTCGGAGGGGGAGTCCGGCTTCAGACGGAGGGAACGAGAGTTGATTGCGAGCGTGGCGAATCACACGAACTGCGTGATTGCCACCGGCGGTGGCGCAATACTTGACCCTGAGAATGCCCGGAACCTCAGAGCGGGCTCAGTCCTCGTCTGTCTTGTCGCCGAGCCGACCGTTATCTTGGAGCGGCTGGGGGCCGATGCCGGCCGTCCTCTTTTACGGAGTCCGGATCGGCTTGCCAGAATCCGTGAGCTTCTGTTGCAGCGTGGCCCCGCCTATTCCCAGGCGGATCTCTCCATTGAAACGAGCGGGACTGATGTGGAGGAGATCGTCGATCGGATCGTTCAGCATGTTGGCCTGGAGGCGGCCGGAAGCGTCGATACAGGGCGATGAAGAGTGGAGCCAGGGTTCCCGTGACGCTCGGCAGTAGAAGCTACCAGATTGCCGTCGGCAATGGGCTCCTGAAGCAACTGGGCGCCCTGTGCGATGAACTGCTCCTGAGCAGGCGAGTGATGATCGTCACAAACCCTGCCGTCGGTCGCCTTTACGGAGCCAAGGCTGCGGTCTCGCTCCGACGGGCCGGATTCCAGGTGGGGACTACAGAAATTCCGGCGGGGGAGCGGGCGAAGTCATTGCGCCGCGCGGCCGGCCTGTATCAGGCCTTTTTACAGAACCGGATGGATCGCCGCTCTGCCGTGGTCGCCTTGGGCGGTGGGGTGATCGGCGATCTGGCAGGATATGCGGCCGCGACCTTCCTGCGAGGCCTTCCGTTGATTCAGGTTCCGACCACTCTCCTGGCCCAGGTGGACAGTAGCGTCGGCGGAAAGGTTGCCGTCAATCTTCCCGCGGGGAAGAATCTGGTCGGCGCCTTTTATCAGCCGTCGTTGGTCGTGGCTGATGTCCTGACGCTCCGGTCGCTGCCGCCGCGACAGATGCGAGCGGGACTGGCCGAGGTGGTCAAATACGGCATGATCGCCGATCGAGAGCTCTTCGCGTATGTTGAAATGCATCTCGATTCAATCCTCCGCGCAGAGGAAGAGCCCCTGACCCATCTCGTGACTCGCTCATGCGCGATCAAGGCGCACGTCGTCGAACAGGATGAACGAGAGGAGGGGATGCGCGCAATTCTCAACTTCGGGCACACTGTGGGTCACGCCCTTGAGACTGCCGCCGGATACCAACGGCTTCTTCACGGTGAGGCGATAGCAATCGGCATGATGGTGGCAACAATGCTTTCGGTGAACCGAGGCCTTTGCGAACGCGAAGAGCTGGATCGGCTGCGTACGCTCCTGGTGAGAATTGGGCTACCGACAAGGGCATCAGTGAATCAGTCAAGTTTTTTACAAACGATACGTTATGACAAGAAGGTGAGGAATCAGATGATCTATTTCGTCTTAACAAAAGGGATCGGCCATGCCATGTTGGCGGCCATTTCGGATCCCGGTGAGCTGAGGGCGGCAATCAGTGCGGCGTGGAGCCTGTGAGATGGGTGATACGAAACGCGATTTGGGAAGACGGATCCTGGTGTTGAACGGCCCGAATTTGAACCTGTTGGGCCGGCGTGAACCGGACCAGTATGGCCATTCGACGTTGAAAGAGATCGAGGATGATCTCAGGGCCTATGCCGCCTCACGATCGGCCGAGATCCGCTTCGTTCAATCAAATCATGAAGGCGAGCTCATCGACGTCATCCATAAGGCCATCGGATGGGCTGATGCCATAATTGTCAACGCAGCCGGATTAACCCATTCCAGCGTGGGACTGCGTGATGCGATCATTGCCGCGGCCATTCCGACGGTGGAGGTGCATCTGTCGAACATCTATCGCCGCGAAGAGTTTCGCCATCGCTCCTTGATTGCCGACGTTGTCATTGGACAGATCGCAGGCTTCGGTGCCTTTAGCTATCTGCTCGGGCTCGAGGCCGCCCTTCACTTGCTTGACAAAAAGGGATCATGAGATGAATACTCAGATCTCGCTTACTTATGGAGACAAGAAAAGATGATGATTTCAGGAGGAGATCTTCGCCCTGGGGTGAAGGTCGAACTGGACGGAACCCCATACGTCGTGACCGACTTTCAGTGGGTCAAGCCCGGCAAGGGCGGCGCCTTCATGCGTACGAAGCTGAAGAATATGAAGACCGGCGCCATTATCGATCGGACGTTCAGAACCGAGGAAAAGCTTCCGAAGGCGGAGGTGGACGATCGGAAGGTACAATTCCTCTACCATGACGGTGATGCCTATCACTTCATGGACACGGAGAGTTTCGATCAGTTCACAATGGACGAGAAACAGCTCGGGGAGAGCAGTGGCTTCCTCAAGGACGGGATG from Candidatus Methylomirabilis sp. includes these protein-coding regions:
- the aroC gene encoding chorismate synthase; translation: MLRYLTAGESHGPMLTTILEGIPANLPLAAEEITRELVRRQQGYGRGGRMRIEKDEANIVGGVRHGLTMGGPIAILIANRDWENWKLTMDPTPTGRETDPKGPVTRPRPGHADLAGALKYGQHDIRNVLERASARETTARVAVGAVCRRLLRQFGIEVFSHVVEIGSVGAKTDGLSFSEIRERAELSPVRCADQQAGEAMMRQIDEAKSRGTSLGGVFEVVALNPPVGLGSYVHWDRKLDGRLAQAIMSIQAIKGVEIGLGFEGARRFGFEAHDEIFYEDSRFMRRTNRAGGLEGGMSNGEPILVRGAMKPIATQYAPMASVDLRTKEPFQASIERSDICAVPAAGVIGEAVVAFELAQAFTEKFGGDSLEEMARNYQGYLTSIHER
- the aroB gene encoding 3-dehydroquinate synthase; protein product: MTLGSRSYQIAVGNGLLKQLGALCDELLLSRRVMIVTNPAVGRLYGAKAAVSLRRAGFQVGTTEIPAGERAKSLRRAAGLYQAFLQNRMDRRSAVVALGGGVIGDLAGYAAATFLRGLPLIQVPTTLLAQVDSSVGGKVAVNLPAGKNLVGAFYQPSLVVADVLTLRSLPPRQMRAGLAEVVKYGMIADRELFAYVEMHLDSILRAEEEPLTHLVTRSCAIKAHVVEQDEREEGMRAILNFGHTVGHALETAAGYQRLLHGEAIAIGMMVATMLSVNRGLCEREELDRLRTLLVRIGLPTRASVNQSSFLQTIRYDKKVRNQMIYFVLTKGIGHAMLAAISDPGELRAAISAAWSL
- the aroQ gene encoding type II 3-dehydroquinate dehydratase; the encoded protein is MGDTKRDLGRRILVLNGPNLNLLGRREPDQYGHSTLKEIEDDLRAYAASRSAEIRFVQSNHEGELIDVIHKAIGWADAIIVNAAGLTHSSVGLRDAIIAAAIPTVEVHLSNIYRREEFRHRSLIADVVIGQIAGFGAFSYLLGLEAALHLLDKKGS
- a CDS encoding secretin N-terminal domain-containing protein, translated to MNTLRRAISPRESSSWVIALLLLTVCLPGYSAAADGLIEPLGLHIRGEGPEKIALPAVATPSQSLVEREEALKVQGVASEKPPSQPTAQQLGGESKPIPVEEVSKVAEPLTSHSVEQQITAPPSISPKIPTDNKRLSLDFKGADLDDLLRLISEVSSLNIVAAHGLKDRKDRDVTVRLINVEWRQALDVILRAKGLSYEQDGNVLYVGSRAEIQKGKEERAKDIEMAALKQLRIEDEKRKVEEAKKKAEEERRRAEEERRRIEEEERRLAEEPPCTKVIHLAHTKAHDVKKHLNRLKTRLGNIELDEQTNTVIVNDVQSACLKIAAVASELDVPPKDPFVTKLLPFNYAKATDLKTHLTALKTSQGSIVIDERSSRIIVKDLPETVERIETFLKQIDIPTPQVLIEARIVEASRSFSQSLGIQWGGAGIPTTAGSKTGVTTFGGGGSAGPIQFPGLTPTSSTPFPTTTGGGIPFVGPVPLALNLPAITSGASPFVIGATIGSLANRFLVGVQLSAAELEGKIKTLSSPRVATQDNEEAEIKQGTQVPFTTIDSSGRTVVQFQDAFIKLKVKPHITPDGRVSMKVEAERSFPGEKITGAFGFVFPINTRKTTTNILVQNGSTVVIGGLLQSTESIIVDRVPFFGRIPGLSWLFKRQSVGPDERVELLIFLTPSVLQESRL
- a CDS encoding shikimate kinase, encoding MKIVLTGFMGTGKSVVGRRLAERLALPFIDLDNAIEAAAEMTISEIFASEGESGFRRRERELIASVANHTNCVIATGGGAILDPENARNLRAGSVLVCLVAEPTVILERLGADAGRPLLRSPDRLARIRELLLQRGPAYSQADLSIETSGTDVEEIVDRIVQHVGLEAAGSVDTGR
- the pilO gene encoding type 4a pilus biogenesis protein PilO codes for the protein MRLPSIALAAYTANIPLKQRVTLGVIFVILVGLVYWQLFLRSEWAARNEAQAELTRLRAEAERSRQIASQKPHLKQEIKLLEARLQRAVQQLPAEKEIPSLLKRVAGLGHETDLDVSLFKPGTPVAKEFYTEIPVQLKVVGTYHDLGLLFERLSRLERIVNVADLTIRPAIKAQKAGPSIQAEFGVVTYTYSGTSGAKSVVAASTAK
- the efp gene encoding elongation factor P gives rise to the protein MISGGDLRPGVKVELDGTPYVVTDFQWVKPGKGGAFMRTKLKNMKTGAIIDRTFRTEEKLPKAEVDDRKVQFLYHDGDAYHFMDTESFDQFTMDEKQLGESSGFLKDGMVISVLLYRGEPVEVMLPTFVELRVVETDPGFRGDTASGGSKPATLETGAIIQVPLFINVDDLLRVDTRTGSYVERA